The following DNA comes from Epinephelus lanceolatus isolate andai-2023 chromosome 1, ASM4190304v1, whole genome shotgun sequence.
GGACTACGAGGAGAAGACAGTACTAAAGGTTAGACTCAAACCCATATTACATACCAACATCTGATAATAACTAGTTAACCACATTCTTATTCATACTGCTTTAAAGTTGGGGTTGCACAATCTGTCATGTGGTTTTTGGTACTGGAATTAATAAACAAATTGGAAAGTGTTAATTGCTCTATATCACTGGTCCAAATGATCGATAACTTGCAATTCAGGGTAATAAACTATTCTGATTATGTTTAATGATTGTagctgtttcacaataaaagttactAATCTGACCAAAAGCAAGGCATCATGCAAAGGCACATCAGTGGATAATTTTTACTAGCAATATACTCAGAAGTGTTGAAGTTAACATCTTAGAGTAAATTGTATTTTACTCCATCTCATGTAACTATTCAATCGCATTTTTTCTTTACACTGTGTATCAACCTGTAGCTGAAGTTTGAGGCCAGAAAGACAGATTTGTCGATTGACACCAAATTAGGACTTGAGTTGTACATACTGGACATCAATGACAACCCACCACGGTTTCAGACGGATCTGTATGAAATCACTGTTGGCGAAGAAACCACACAAGGTAAAGAGTAAAGAGTTTGCCTCTAATGAATTTTCCTCCTTACAATGTCTGTTAAGTACACACCTTTCTTCGTGCTGTCATTTCCCAACAGGCTCACATCTGCTGACTGTGTTAGCCTATGATAGAGACCAGAGCGGGACACCAAACTCAACATTTCACTATGAAATGAAGTCTGTGTCTCCAAACCCTCCAGATACTGAGTTCTTCATTGACAAATCTGGAACGATCTCATTTAAAGGATGTTTGGACTATGAGGCATGTGTACAGTAGGTCTATGTTCTCCACTGTAGATTGAGTTATAACATGTCTTGTTCTGCAAGGTGTTCACTTGATTAGAgaatgtaaaacatgacatgagGTATttattgcatgtgtgtgcagcatGCTTGTTTTGAGCACTACCTGATTACAGGCtaagtatgtttaaaaaaagagaaaaacacttTCGTATCTGAACTAAACTGAGCTGCAGGGTGAGTTAACCTCTGTTTTAAAGAGtagtttactttattttaatttaattcttgTGACTGGATGATATTAATATATTGACTCATCATAATCTCTTGTGATTCACTTGAAGTGTGTGGtgctgtatttttctgcagagagagCCTGCGTTATTCTTGTACTGTCtaattttcttcttattttctgtgtttactcCAACTACAGTTGTCATTAATGCTGCAATTAGTTGTAGataccaaaaccgttttttgtaccaggctgcaaacatgtttatttctgctgtaaagttgggcattttaacatgagggtctatggggattgactctgttttggagccagcctcaagtggctattccaagaactgcatttttttttttgccatttccgCATTGACTTCATTTGTCAGCCTTGGAGCTTGCCACTTGGTTCACAAGCAGTAACCGACAATCCTGCATTGTATACCTTTAATGGAATTATCCATATAAAAAAGGGTATATCTGCAATAAAACAACTTTCACTAACAAAGACTACGCCAATGAAGTTATAGATTGCAATTAGTTTATTACGTATAATGAGTGATGGAGATGAGGGTTGAGAgatgtgggatgaagggatgatggCTGAAGGGATGGAGCAGTCGAAGGGATGGAGCGGTGAGGGACGAAGGGATAGTGCGGTGAGGGACGAAGGAATGGAGGAGTGAGGGTCGAAGGGATGGAGCAGTGAGGGTCGAAGGGATAGAGGGATGAGGGTCGAAGGGATGGAGCGGTGAGGGTCaaagggatggagggatgagggtCGAAGGGATGGAGCGGTAAAGGTCGAAGGGATGGAGGAGTGAGGGTCGAAGGGATGGAGGGGTGAGGGTCAAAGGGATGGAGGGGCGAGAGTCAAAGGGATGGAGCAGTGAGGGTCAAAAGGATAGAGGGATGAGGGTCGAAGGGATGGAGCGGTGAGGGTcgaagggatggagggatgagggtCGAAGGGATGGAGCGGTGAAGGTCGAAGGGATGGAGGAGTGAGGGTCGAAGGGATGGAGGGGTGAGAGTCAAAGGGATGGAGGGGCGAGAGTCAAAGGGATGGAGGGGTGAGGGTCGAAGGGATGGAGGGGTGAGGGTCGAAGGGATGGAGGGGTGAGTGGAtgtagagacagagaaggaagGTGGGGGGAATGATGGGAGAAATTAGGGTTGCAGCTGAGTGGAGGGTAGGATCGATGGGGGTTCAGTGTTGGCTGAAGGGAGGAGAGTGTGACGGAACCAGGGGAGTTGAGATTGAGTGGGGAGTCATCTCTTTGCTCGCTCTACTGAGGATACAGCCCCCTGGTGATTCCTGTATtctgtggagagagagaaaagggaaagataacagcaaaacaaaaaaagaagaaaaggggCTTGGGGGGGAGGGATGTGAGAACGGAGTCAAAGGGGAGGGAAACGGATAAGGTGTGCTTAAATACTTTTGGTGCCGAAATGGACGTGGCTGAGGCGTGGTCTTTGTTCCTGAACTTAGTAATAAAACTTAATTTAGAACAAAAGCAATTGCAGAAAATCAAACTACTTTTTGAGGATGCAGGCCACATCATCATTATAGAAGGAAAAAACATCCAGTTCTGTATTCTTTTAATGGCATTTAATCATTGTCATCTGCTTTATTGAAGGTGGCTGAAATGTTCACAGTGGTAGTGGAGGCCAAAGACCATGGTGAAGTCGTCAGTCTGTCCAGTTCAACCACTGTTGTCATTCACATCCAGGACGGCAACAACCACATCCCAACCATCAGCGGACACACAGTAAGCAGTCGGTTAATGTCTTGACAACAGTGGAATGATTTCTGCACACAGTTCTTCTTCCTTTTACTCTCACATGCAGAAATCACACCTTTAATTTATGATGCtgatgtactgtacatgttagATGTGACATATTGCTGTTGCTATTTGAAAATACGACAGGAATAACATTTCAGTCAAAACATTAATCTTACATCTATCAACTCTCATTGATGGGTACAAAGGGGCAAAGTGTTTTATCCTATTTTTAGTTActgtaagaaaagaaaagaacactGTAGGAAGTTAATGAACTGTCACATTATACTTTTCTATATACGTATATGTGTCTTTTATAACTGTCTGTGGCAACTTATGAAAAATTAAACATCAATGTAGTTAggacaaaaccaaaaacaaacaagcaaataaCAGAGCAATTGATAAACAGACATTAAGTAGTTTCACTTTATGATATAATTGTTTGCAACAAGTGGATGCAATATACTTTAAAATGCTTTTGTAAGTAATTTCATTGTATATAGGTATTTAACAACCAAATAAATGATcccaaaaacattattttaaaggtccagtgtgcaggatttagtagcatctagcagtgaggttgcaaaGTTGAAATTACTCCTGTGTGCCAACCATGAAGGAGAACTACAGTTgccaatgtgaaaatgcaaaaacgcaaacggccctatccagagccagtgtttggtttgttcaatctgggctactgttgaaacacaatggcggactctgtgaaagaggaccctctctgtatgtagatataaacggctcattctaaggtaatgaaaacactatgattcttattttcaggtgattgtacactaatgaaaacatagctaTGAATATCATACACCTACATATACATTTCTAataatagatgcccctaaatcctacacactggaccttcatgAAAAGAAAACTGCAGGTTATTTACAAGGtaaaaacaggtttttttttcagctctaaccctaacccttttaTAAAGCCATGAGTGAATAAACAACAGTATAATCAACTCTTGTCAAATAATAGTAGGTAAAGGTTGTACTCTTGTTAACTCAGGTTTATCCTGACAACAAATAGTATCCATATTTTGGCAGTGACAGAAACCCATCTTGATCATACATTTTCATATGATGCAGTTAATATGCAGGGTTAAAATGTTTACAGGAAAGACAGGAACTCACACAGAGGAGGGCTTGCCATACACATTCACAGTCATGTATGAGTCAATAAAGATAAGACCAGACTTCATGCCTGTCAGTGTCAAGGCCTTGTGGTTACAGGTTCACCTACCATATGTCAAACCACGACTAGTTGGATGCTGCTACAGTCCGCCATGTGCAGACAGCTTGCATCTGAGTGAAGTGTGTGACATGATTGACTACGTTTGTGACACTGGAAATGAAATTTATCGAATGTGTGACCTGAACATAAACTGGATGTCACGGGACTGTCCCCTAAAGAGAAAAGTTCTAAATGCAACTAATGCATGTTACCTCTGCACCTTGGATTCATACAACAGGGCTCTGGCAAAGTAAAAGAAGGTGAGACTGGGACCTCTCCTTTGCGGCTGCATGTGACAGACAATGACACCTCAAACAGCTCGGCATGGAGAGCCAAATACACCATTCAGGGTGACGAGGGAGAGCACTTTCAAATAGAAACAGACCCAGGCACCAATGATGGAATCCTGACAGTCATCAGAGTGAGTTGTTCAGCTGCATGCTTTACATTACGCCACATGTAATTACACATGCAGTGGCAGATCTTCCTATAGGCCACATAGGCAGCTGCCTAGGGCGCCAACCCCCGCAAACCCCCGCCCTCCACccccacataaaaaaaaaaaaaacaggcgtaaggaaaaaaaattatcCAATGCAGTTTACCTTAATGTGTTTATCAGAGAACAAACACAAGAGATTTTGGGGGTTGGCGGTGCTAGATCAGGGGCATTGATGTTTGTGAAtaattacatacagtatattacatacgTAATTTAACATAACTATTGTATAACTTCAGCCTTTAGACTACGAGGAGGGGGCCCAGAAGGAGCTGACCATCTCAGTGGAAAATGAAGCACCATTTTTCTCCTGTAAAGTGAAGGAGAGGACATCCTCAGGCCTCTGGACAGTTGACGCCAGCACAGGTGATGATCCTGATGCACCTCAGCCTCACTCTGTAAAAGTCACCATCGAAGTCGAGGATGTCAACGACCCCCCAGAGTTCAGTGTGACTGTCAAAGAGGCCAAGCTGGAGGAAAATGCACCTACTGGAACCTGGGTAGAGAAAGTGACTGCTGTCGATCCTGACTCCAGTCATGCAAGAGATTTTGTGTAAGTgggacatttatttttcaacatgtttgAGCTCGTATCTGGAGCCTCCTACGCTAAAGCAAATGGTGTTTGTCCACAGGTACAAGGTGGGAAATGATCCTGCAGGCTGGGTGACGGTTGATCCTCACACAGGAGACATCACAACAGTCAAGTCACCGGACAGAGAATCTCCTCATGTTGTTAACGGTGTCTACACTATCATACTGCATGCAGTGGACGATGGTAAAACTCGACTTTACAAACCAACTAATTTATAATATTATGAGCAAAGAAATGTTTCATTCAAATATCCACTGCTTTGTGACACTATTTTGTAGCCATACTAGTGTTCATCTGCCACTGACAATCTTTATCACTtttgtgatcccctgacttttcctttggtgccaccagcaggtcaaagtgTTCAGTTATTCTGTGAAGTATCCCAAAATCTACTGAAAGGATTGGCATagaccaggggtaggcaacctgcggctctGGAGATGCATGCAGCTCTTCAGCCTCTCTCCAGTGGCTCTATGTGGCTTTTAcaaaaattatatggaaatgaatacatttatttaaaaaaaaaagaaaaaagttttaacaTGCCGTCAACttaagtcaatcaatcaatcaattttatttataaagcccaatatcacaaatcacaatttgcctcacagggctttacagcatacaacatccctctgtcctttggaccctcacagcggataaggaaaaactcccccaaaaaaaccctttaacgggctTAAGTGTGCGTCATACGTCTATGACCTGGCCCCTTCTCCTAAATTTTGGTGAACCTAAATAGCGGTGGGTAGTTAGCGGTAGAATCTCCCTCGCTTGGCTGGTTATTGATTGCaaatccaaaaaaataaaaagtctcagaggaaaacagagaacATTATAGCGAATGGACAGATTTCTTTGCTTTCACTGCCACTGGCATAGACATTTAAGCTTCAGAGATGATAAACCCTAATTACTATGTCATCACTTCTTGTAGCGCTACCATGAGGTTCACATTTATggctttgagtgaaatgtctcaacaactgttTGAGGGATTACCGTTTAATTTTCTACACACATTCAAGACCCCTCCCTGGGATAACTTGTAATAACTTTAATGATCCTTTTCATCTAGAGCCACCAACAGGtcaacatttcttttttgtccaatatgtttgttttctgaccaaacaCCAGCAAAACTGATTACCTTCCCAGCAGCCATACTTTGTGTCTATGGCTAATTAgccaatgttagcatgctaatctGATGGTTAAAATGGTATGAACATTATATCACTCACTAATATGTCAGCATTGTCATTGCAAGGTACTGTTTAGCTGAAAGTAGACtcttagttttgtttttctatgttGGACAGATGAGCCACCTTTGACAGGCACAGCCACACTGAACATCTGTGTGACTGACCAGAATGACAACGTTCCTCGGCCAACAGTGGATTATgtggatgtgtgtctgtctgagggCCCCAGCATCACCAACATCACAGCCTTTGACCTGGATGATAATCCTTTTGGAGGGCCTTTCACATTTGAACTGCTTGGGGATATTGGAGGAAAATGGAAACTGAGTCCCTCATATGGTAGAAACAGCTATGATATGTAGTGAAATATTAGGAGAAAAAAACGTTTTAAAAATTACAATCAACTAATGTTGTGATTATTTTTCACAGGGTACACAGCTGGCCTGGTGAAGGAGCCTGATGTGTACGCTGGCCCTCACACAATTGATCTGAAGATCTCTGACATGCAGGGAGAGTTTGGCATTTACAGCCTCAATGTGACTGTATGCGACTGCTCTGTGACACCCGACTGCCGAAGCCTCAGAGGCACTGCCACAACTGCTGCCTCTGGTGCGATAGGCGTAGCGTTTGCCTCACTGTTTTTACTCCTGTGTAAGAAACTGAATCACTGCCTTTAGTTTGGAGCAGAGTATACCATGATGTATGTTGTTAATATACTAATAAGTCACTGCAAGTTGAATTttgttgtctcactgacagtTCTGCTGCTGATGGCAATCGTCCTTACCTGCAAAAAAGAATTCACCACATTGCAGACCATTGATTCCTCTGGAGAAACCCTCCTCACATCAAACATTGAGAAACCAGGAACAGACTGCAAGGTCACTGCTTGGAAACATTTGCAAACAAACCAGTGACACATTTCCCGATTTCTCTTCCTGCAAATAtcagtaaacattttttttaatctctttccAGCTTCCCGACAGCATCCTGGCAGCGTCCACTGATAAGACACACTATGACCCATCTAAGTGTCAAAGTCTCCACGGTGgaatgaaacacagtaaagtttcaacaaaggTGGGTGCAGGCGTAAATTACATGGACAAACTACTTCAACTGGTTAAACTGCAAAATATAAAGTAGGTATGTGTTCAGATTTTATGAGAAGCACAAAGCTGATCTTTTATAGCTTTCCTCTCACGCATGCTTTGAAGACGACACAGAGTGTAAAAATTAAAGACTGTTATTTTGATTGTGTGAACCCACTGTACTTAAGTGTAGCTGCTCATCACTCCTGTCATTCTCTTCAACAGGAGACAAAGCAAAACTTTATCTACAAACACTTTGGAGATTACAGAACGGAAAATGTGTCCTACCTTATCAATGAGAACTGGAACCAGGTAATGTGCGCTCATTTGATGGGGATTTTAGATGCCGTTTAcatgtacacggtgattttgataaacggagacatcttccttcgtttgtgcccttcgtttacacgtttactctgaaaacgagtctttctaaaaactccggccagagtggagattttggaaaactccgtttgtgcgtttgcatgtaaactgagataaacggagttataggcagccgacgtcacagtatgcgccagaACTTgtgcctgtgtcaaaagtgcgacctatgttgctatggtgacaatggatacatggaaggcttgagcttctcgttacactgccacctacaggtttggcatgctcttgtgtatatatacatgggtaagtgtaaacgaagatctttttgaaaatggagacggtgaaatgtccgtttatgaaaatagccggccaaGTGTAAACAGCCTCTTAGTTACAACTGTGCATTCATATATTAATTTTGTTTCAATCTTCCCTCCAATCAGACGACTTGGAATTCTTTTATAGCCAATGGCTACCATCACAACCACCAGGTAGACAGTTGTTTGGTTTGTGCTTATTGTTACTTTGAGGCAGCAGCTGAAGAAACTTGATCTTTATATGAACTTTTTGTACAGATGGACATGAGCAAAATGAACGCCCTCTACAGAAGGAACTCAAGCTATGGGACAGATGCAGCTGTTCTCCAAGCCCTGCTTCATCGGGTTGGTAGTGCACTTACTATGGAGTATCATATCTACCCTGCAGCATAGGACACTGTGAAAGCATGCATGTGCCTgctgcagtaaaataaacacTGTACTTAGACATTTCTTTGGTTTTCCCCACTACTCCTGCAGAGGCTCTCCTGTCTGCAGGACAAAGAGGGAGATCTGATGGACTATCCGCCTCACATCTACGCAGATGAGGGGGACTCGGACAACCATTCGGTGCTGGAGAACATTATCATTCCTGAAGACGACTCATTTTACAGAGCGCTGGAAGACTTGGGCCCCAGGTTCAAGGAACTGGGCTCCATTTGCAGGCAACCAAATAAGCAAACCTAAACACATGTTTTACTGTAACTGACTGGCAGTGAAACAATGCATTTTTTAAGCCATATGTAGCTCAGGTTCTAAGGTTAATGTATGCCAATGATAACTTACGTCTCCAGAGATGAAAGCCATTCTGTTAATCATATGTTATTTAATAGCAACTGTTACAAAGTCCTCCACAGTTTTCGCTTTCCaaatagggaaaaaaaaataaagtacagcTGTCCTCCAAAAGCAATTTGGAGTTACATTTGGACAGTCAAGtagaataatataatacattaagccacaaaaaaataaattatgtgCCTGCTGGCCTGGTCAAAGACAAATTCCACTTTGCATTTATACCAAACTAACTGCCAATGAATACATTTGCCTCTAGCATACAGCTGCTTGATTAAAACAAATTGCTCTCCCATTTCATATAATAAAGCCTCAAAGTACAAAATTCCCTGAATGCCAATTTGGGATAAAGAAAGGAAAATCttcaaatggggaaaaaagggaggtactttttttaaataagtagaaaactacaatatttacagaaaaatatcaacaaaaagacaaagaaaaagaacagccTTCACACCCTCCCACTGTCAACTTTTGGGAGGGGTCGCTGCTCAGTGGTGCCCTGCCCTCTGCGCCCTCGGCCCCTGAATCCTCGGCCTCTCAGGAAGCGGCCGGGTACTCCAAAGGTTTCCATGTTCAGCTTTTTCTCCTCCGCCCAGGTGGTTCTTCTGAAGatgcaaaaagaaaagttaaatATATTGTTGAGCTTGACAAACCGCTCAGGTCtcacaaaagacaaacagcaaaAGTTACATAATCACCTGGGCTTAAGGTCTGATGAGATGTTGTCAAAGAAGCATTTGGCTTTGTCGTAGTACTTGTCTCCAACAGTGTCCTCCTCCTGCATACCCTGGCTCTCCTGGGCCTCCCCAGAATCCACCTTTTCAACTGCAGTAAgtcacaaaaacaaagtgtacttatatatacacacacacgttaaaAAGTTTTATGATGTGCACTGAAACCAAATTGACTGATGCCCTTTGAAACAAACATACCCACAACTTCTTTCGTGAGATCATCTTTAAACTGTGCATTTgcagtttcaaaatcaaaaTCTGACTCAAACTGCAGGGTTGTTGCCTTGGAGTTTTTTACCAGAAGCTGGCCTCTGCTTCGGTTCCTGGACCTGCGATTGCCTGCACGTGAACACCAGAATGAGTTAAGACAAATTACACAATCACCACTGTGAAACTGGTTTAGTAACTACTTGAAACAGGTCCATCTAGTCTTAGAGATTTACATTTCCCACAGACAGAGGAGCCATATTTCTTTACTTTGACAAATCTGCGCCAGCCCCCCCACAGCTCTTTGACAgcagaaacagacaaaacaaatattgtTGTTCTGTCAGTTAGACATAGCTTGGAGATGGAGCTGGAACTGGCCCAGCATGCTCTCCCTTTTGAATGTCAAAAAAGCTGGGGGGTGACTGGTGTCCTAGGTGGCTGCCTATTCCGTCTATAGGAAGATTTGCCACTGCTTTAAGTATTTCTAATTCTGGCACCttgtttttgcctttgtttCTGGTTCTCGCTGCCTTGGCCTTGAACCTTGGCTGCACTTGGCTGAGATGGTGTCTGAcctaaacaaaaataaattaaatgtggATGGATTAAAAATAGAAGCAATGCAAGAAACAGATGAGTGATTTCTCTTGGGTTACAATGAGCCACTGACTTTGCTTACTGCTGGGTACATTCTCCTTCTGAGCCTGGCCAGAGCGCTGTGTTGGACGAGCAGGCTGTCTGCTCTGCGGCTGGGTTGACGTCTTCCCCTTTCTCTGGGCAGGAGTAGCCAACGGCACTGTCTGCACAGCCTGCTCGACCATGGGAGCTCTTCTAGCGGGGATGCCATGAAGACCTGGTACTGTGGGAGCAGACACAAACATGGTGGGGCATGTGAGAAACATTCACTGGCATTCCACAGTGCTGGAAAATGAATGACATTTCTGAGACATCTGATGCGTCCAAGAGATCGTTAACTGTACCGAGGCCCAGTGCTGCATTGTACTGCTGGTTGAGTAGCGAGGTAGCAGCCAGCTGGTTGTAGGTGGGCATCATGTCTCTGTATGAACTCCAGCGTGGGTGATACGCTGCAGAGGAGCTGCCAATGGATGACTGAAatcacaaaaatgaaaacaaaggaaCTTTGTTCTATCAGTTGTGAGTTTTGATTAATGCCAAGTATGCTTACAAAATGGAAATTACTTCAAAAGGCCATAACTCTGAGCCACACACCTGTACAATAGCAGGGTCCTGAGGCGGTCCATGCTGTGGTTTTGGTGGCTCGGACACAGTGATATCTTTGATGTCACTTCCTCTGAAGATTATATATTCATAAATTTCATCTTTGGGTGGCActggtctgtctgtgtgccgGTCCTCTGTCCCATAGGATTTAACTGTTGGGAAATAAGTGATGTTTACCTCCAGCATACTGTTTACATTAAGGAGCACTGCAAGGTTACTCAATATTAAGGAGTGACCTTGCACTCTGTTCCTTGTAATTGTAAAAGAGGAAAACACACGTGTCATCTACAGGCCTCTCAACCTACCTTTGGCTAACGCAACCGTTGACCTATCTGTGTCGACAGAAGACAGTATTCCCTCATACCGGATCTGCGCCTTGGATATTAGGCTTATCTTACTGCCAATATAAGGGGTTCCTCCTCCGGTGCTCATGTTCgctgtgaaaatatgtttttaaaattgaaaCGCAGCGACTAAGTGACAGAGCATTAACCCACGGCAGACATCAAACATGCACTCATCAGGTCTGTGCACAATTAGCGGCCACCTGTGCGATTTATAAGATTGCCAGTGACGCGCCTCTTTGCTGCTGGCTCACCTGCGCGTAAAACAGGGTTGGTTTGTTTTGAGTGTGGGCGCACACCGCGAGAAACACAAGCAAATCTGTGGAGGCTGTCAAGCTTGACGATGGACAACCTGTTGCAGTTATACAAACACAGAGACGGACTGGATAATGATAACAAAATGAGAAGTAGGTAAGAAAAATTCACTTTTATGCTGCTGCCATGACAACACAGTGATGAGCACTAAATTTGGGTTTATCTGTCCCATTTAACTTCCCTGAGTGCCAGTGTATGGAGTGAATCTTaaagagaaaatggaaaattaCCTAGGGCTATTTTATTATGATATTATACAGGCTATTACTATTCAAATATATATAGTGAAATGTCAATTTGAAATGAATATCTGAGCTGTTCGAGTTCCTGTTTGACAACGTTAACAAGGTCACATTTTGCACACATTTTACAAGTTTGCATTGTCACATTGACGTTTCACAATACCAATTAAATGAATTTCTTTCTTCAGTTTTTgctttcactttttatttttgaccTTTATGACCTTGTATTTTATTTCCTATTCTATTTTTCAATTTTGGTTAAAAGTGTATAAGAACTGGCACATGAAAAATTCCCTACAGCTCttattcatatttaaaaaagaaaaaataggaTGCGCCAATTGCTCAAAGCCTAGATATGGAACACCAGAAAATGATTTTATCTAAATTAGTGGGTCATGTTCACTTCCTCGCCTGTGGACTGTAAATTTAAAACTTTTGAACATATTACATACAGGGGGCAACATTTTGATTTACTATATTTTATTACACAGTCTAAATTAAAGCAAAAGTAATCACACTTTTTGCATTGTGCATTTATATCTTAAAGTCAGCGCACGTGGGAGTCTAACGACAAATGTCCCATGACTGCTGACAGCACTgtacaatatttcctctctAAAAGGAGGGTGGGGCGCCCTCAAACGCCTCTTTACAACAGCAACTTCACTTGTTGGCCAAAACACTGCAGCCATCTTGCACAGCGCATCAAGAGTGAGTAAAGTCTGGAATTCGGTTTGTTGGCTTGTTGTAAACCACGTTATTTTTCTACCGAAAGTCACACGGTACAATTCTGAAACGGAAGAGCTAAGGTGTTGGTAGAAAGAGGCCGTCGACGATGTAACATTTGATGAAGACATTTCGTCTCCGATACGATGTTGTTCCGTCTCATGCATCCCCTGGAATGACAGCTGAAGCCATTGGTACCGCCTTTTAGAATGTGGAGCACCCAATCAGAGCTCGCCGAAATCCCTGCACGGAGACGTTTGGTTGTTGTGCGCACGCGCATGTCAGTTGGTAAGTCCCTCACTTCTCACAAGCTCGCAGGAGTGTGAAGATGGCGGTCGGGTCTGGTCCGCTGGATGAGCCGTTTTTACACACAGAGGTGAATAAAGCGGTAGTTTGTCATCCTGTACAGTCTGTAGAGTCACAACTGTCGTCCTTGTGTCACAACAACCACTGGGGTAGGCAAGAGGCAGCCGGTAATTACATGGCTATAGTTCCGGGACAAGGGGGTAGCGCGAGCTAATGTCCAGCTGGGACTTGGTCAAGACGATTGCCAAAGCAGGTACGCTGTAACTACTAATGTTGTtttcctctttgtctctccGAGTATACACGAAAAGCAAGCGCcggagctgacagagagaaacagtagACGTGACAGAGTCTTGTCCCATCACATTTAAGATTGTTTGTGCTCCTTCTAAACAAGTTGAAGTGCAGGGGGTCTCATCATAGCGAGGTCCCCATGGTTCAGCTATGGATGCATCGACGGCCAGCACGGACTCAACCACGGGACACGACCCTGGCAAAACACTTGCTGGTAGTGATGGTGCAACTTCTGTCCCCAATCACCAGGGGAAAGTAGGCTCATACTCGGTGCAGACTTTCAATGGGAGCCAAACTATGAACTCTCACAATTCAGGAAGCGCTGCCCCT
Coding sequences within:
- the cdh27 gene encoding cadherin-like protein 26, with protein sequence MYQTSIMLCFFLLVYYLSSATCSELLSRHRRTWIVDSFTIEEGHPGPFPYELGKIKIERDYRVYFDLYGEGVDEEPKGVLSIHKESGTVSVHKALDYEEKTVLKLKFEARKTDLSIDTKLGLELYILDINDNPPRFQTDLYEITVGEETTQGSHLLTVLAYDRDQSGTPNSTFHYEMKSVSPNPPDTEFFIDKSGTISFKGCLDYEVAEMFTVVVEAKDHGEVVSLSSSTTVVIHIQDGNNHIPTISGHTGSGKVKEGETGTSPLRLHVTDNDTSNSSAWRAKYTIQGDEGEHFQIETDPGTNDGILTVIRPLDYEEGAQKELTISVENEAPFFSCKVKERTSSGLWTVDASTGDDPDAPQPHSVKVTIEVEDVNDPPEFSVTVKEAKLEENAPTGTWVEKVTAVDPDSSHARDFVYKVGNDPAGWVTVDPHTGDITTVKSPDRESPHVVNGVYTIILHAVDDDEPPLTGTATLNICVTDQNDNVPRPTVDYVDVCLSEGPSITNITAFDLDDNPFGGPFTFELLGDIGGKWKLSPSYGYTAGLVKEPDVYAGPHTIDLKISDMQGEFGIYSLNVTVCDCSVTPDCRSLRGTATTAASGAIGVAFASLFLLLFLLLMAIVLTCKKEFTTLQTIDSSGETLLTSNIEKPGTDCKLPDSILAASTDKTHYDPSKCQSLHGGMKHSKVSTKETKQNFIYKHFGDYRTENVSYLINENWNQTTWNSFIANGYHHNHQMDMSKMNALYRRNSSYGTDAAVLQALLHRRLSCLQDKEGDLMDYPPHIYADEGDSDNHSVLENIIIPEDDSFYRALEDLGPRFKELGSICRQPNKQT
- the LOC117257081 gene encoding protein LSM14 homolog B-like, with the protein product MSTGGGTPYIGSKISLISKAQIRYEGILSSVDTDRSTVALAKVKSYGTEDRHTDRPVPPKDEIYEYIIFRGSDIKDITVSEPPKPQHGPPQDPAIVQSSIGSSSAAYHPRWSSYRDMMPTYNQLAATSLLNQQYNAALGLVPGLHGIPARRAPMVEQAVQTVPLATPAQRKGKTSTQPQSRQPARPTQRSGQAQKENVPSSKQSQTPSQPSAAKVQGQGSENQKQRQKQGNRRSRNRSRGQLLVKNSKATTLQFESDFDFETANAQFKDDLTKEVVVEKVDSGEAQESQGMQEEDTVGDKYYDKAKCFFDNISSDLKPRRTTWAEEKKLNMETFGVPGRFLRGRGFRGRGRRGQGTTEQRPLPKVDSGRV